A genomic region of Prionailurus bengalensis isolate Pbe53 chromosome D1, Fcat_Pben_1.1_paternal_pri, whole genome shotgun sequence contains the following coding sequences:
- the KCNK7 gene encoding potassium channel subfamily K member 7: MGALRPWARFPLLVVAHLLALGIGAAVFQALEGPPALRLQAKLRTELATFQAEYGACLPPGALEELLGTALAAQVRGVSSWGDGSEAGNWDLPSALLFTASILTTTGYGCMAPLSAGGKAFCVVYATLGLPASLALLAALRRCLLPLLSRPGAWVAAYWRPAPARAALLRAAGLGLLVAGAFVLLPALVLWGVQGDCSLLEAIYFCFSSLSTIGLGDLLPGHGRGLHPVLYHLGQLALLGYLLLGLLAMLLAVETFSELPQVRAVVKFFGSSGPRTAEDQSGILGQDELALSTLPPSAAAPEQTPTC; the protein is encoded by the exons ATGGGGGCTCTAAGGCCCTGGGCCCGGTTCCCACTACTGGTTGTGGCCCACCTGCTGGCCCTGGGGATCGGGGCTGCTGTGTTTCAGGCCCTGGAGGGGCCGCCAGCCCTCCGGCTCCAGGCCAAGCTCAGGACCGAGTTGGCCACTTTCCAGGCAGAATATGGGGCCTGCCTGCCACCTGGGGCACTGGAGGAGCTGCTGGGCACCGCCCTGGCGGCCCAGGTACGCGGGGTCTCCAGCTGGGgcgatggctcagaggctgggaACTGGGATCTGCCCTCGGCCCTGCTCTTCACTGCCAGCATCCTCACCACCACGG GTTATGGCTGCATGGCCCCGCTGTCGGCGGGCGGAAAGGCCTTCTGCGTGGTCTACGCGACCCTGGGGCTGCCAGCCTCGTTAGCGCTCCTGGCCGCACTGCGCCGCTGCCTGCTGCCTCTGCTCAGCCGCCCAGGGGCCTGGGTAGCGGCCTACTGGCGGCCGGCCCCGGCCAGGGCCGCGTTGCTACGGGCAGCCGGACTGGGCCTGCTAGTGGCTGGCGCCTTCGTGCTGCTGCCAGCGCTGGTGCTGTGGGGCGTCCAGGGTGACTGCAGCCTGCTGGAGGCCATCTACTTCTGCTTCAGCTCCCTCAGCACCATCGGCCTGGGGGACCTGCTGCCGGGTCACGGCCGTGGCCTGCATCCGGTGCTTTACCACCTGGGCCAGCTCGCACTTCTCG GTTACTTGCTCCTCGGGCTCCTGGCCATGCTGCTGGCTGTGGAGACCTTCTCAGAGCTGCCACAGGTCCGCGCCGTGGTGAAGTTCTTTGGGTCCAGTGGCCCGCGGACGGCTGAAGACCAAAGCGGCATCCTAGGCCAAGACGAACTGGCCCTGAGCACCCTGCCACCCTCGGCCGCAGCCCCAGAACAGACCCCAACTTGCTGA